Proteins co-encoded in one Brassica rapa cultivar Chiifu-401-42 chromosome A02, CAAS_Brap_v3.01, whole genome shotgun sequence genomic window:
- the LOC103855218 gene encoding DNA topoisomerase 3-alpha isoform X2 → MSRRGGGPVTVLNVAEKPSVAKSRKWHSCDPADLYQAPVMKHVPEDKKDIKKTLEEEARRSDWLVLWLDCDREGENIAFEVVDVCRAVKQNLYIRRAHFSALIDREIHEAVQNLREPNQLFAQAVDARQEIDLRIGASFTRFQTMLLKDRFVIDSTGDEERSRVISYGPCQFPTLGFIVERYWEIQAHEPEEFWTINCSHESEEGLATFNWMRGHLFDYASAAILYEMCVLEPTATVMNVPHPREKFKYPPYPLNTIELEKRASRYFRLSSEHTMKVAEELYQAGFISYPRTETDSFSSRTDLRAMVEEQTRHPAWGPYAQRLLEPEGGLWRNPGNGGHDDKAHPPIHPTKFSSGESNWSRDHLNVYELVVRHYLACVSQPAVAAETTVEIDIAGERFSASGRAILAKNYLEVYRFESWGGSMIPVYEKGQQFIPTRLTLDSAVTRPPPLLCEADLLSCMDKAGIGTDATMHDHIKKLLDRGYATKDANTRFSPTNLGEALVMGYDDMGYELWKPNLRAIMEHDMNEVSVGNKTKAEVLETCLQQMKACFLDARVKKTKLLEAMTIFFERSNNSDEGENQTAGEVVRRCNLCHESDMALRKNQDGNFMVGCMSYPQCRNAVWLPGPTLEASVTTDTCQSCGPGPVYKIRFKFRQIRIPPGFDVNHLGCVGGCDDVLKQLIDICGTGSRSQARAAPGATPNNVRGSNIRQNNVCIHCQQGGHTSANCPTRASGYRNPRATGTANPRNNETTVSCTTCGTPCAIRTANTEANRGRKFYSCPSQGCNFFTWEDSISNGTGNATTGSNSGGSGRRGRGGGRGNRGGGQRGGGRGGGGTSFVSATGEPVSGRRCFSCGDPSHFANACPNRNS, encoded by the exons ATGTCGCGGCGAGGCGGTGGTCCCGTGACTGTACTGAATGTGGCGGAGAAGCCGTCGGTGGCGAAGTC CCGCAAGTGGCACTCCTGCGACCCGGCGGATCTGTACCAAGCTCCGGTCATGAAACACGTCCCCGAG GATAAGAAGGATATTAAGAAGACATTGGAGGAGGAGGCAAGGAGGAGCGATTGGCTTGTGCTGTGGCTTGATTGTGATAGGGAAGGTGAGAACATTGCGTTTGAAGTTGTGGATGTTTGTAGAGCTGTGAAGCAGAATCTTTATATACGGAGAGCTCATTTCTCTGCGTTAATTGACAG GGAAATTCATGAGGCTGTTCAGAATCTCAGAGAGCCTAATCAACTGTTTGCTCAGGCTGTTGATGCTAGACAA GAAATAGACCTACGCATTGGAGCTTCTTTCACTAGGTTTCAGACTATGCTTCTGAAAGATAGGTTCGTTATTGACTCCACGGGTGATGAAGAGAGGAGCCGTGTAATAAGTTATGGTCCCTGTCAG TTTCCTACACTTGGCTTTATTGTAGAGAGATACTGGGAGATACAGGCGCATGAACCAGAAGAGTTTTGGACAATCAACTGTTCTCACGAATCAGAAGAAGGCCTTGCCACCTTTAATTGGAT GCGTGGTCATCTCTTTGATTATGCTTCAGCTGCGATATTATATGAGATGTGTGTCCTGGAACCTACTGCCACC GTTATGAATGTCCCGCATCCAAgggaaaaattcaaatatcctCCTTATCCATTGAACACAATTGAACTTGAAAAACGCGCTTCAAGATACTTCCGCCTGAGTTCGGAGCATACCATGAAG GTGGCAGAAGAGTTATATCAGGCTGGTTTCATCAGCTATCCTCGTACAGAGACAGATTCTTTTTCAAGCAGGACTGATTTACGT GCCATGGTGGAGGAACAAACAAGACATCCTGCATGGGGTCCATATGCACAAAGACTATTAGAGCCGGAGGGGGGACTCTGGAGAAACCCGGGGAATGGTGGTCATGATGACAAGGCTCACCCACCCATTCACCCAACAAAGTTTTCTAGCGGAGAGTCTAACTGGAGTAGAGATCACCTT AACGTTTATGAGCTTGTTGTCCGCCATTACCTGGCGTGTGTTTCCCAGCCAGCAGTTGCTGCTGAAACTACAGTAGAAATTGATATTGCTGGTGAGCGTTTTTCTGCATCTGGGAGAGCAATATTAGCT AAAAATTACCTTGAGGTGTATCGCTTTGAATCTTGGGGAGGTTCAATGATTCCAGTGTATGAAAAAGGGCAGCAG TTTATCCCAACACGTTTGACTCTGGATTCAGCGGTAACAAGGCCACCACCGCTATTGTGTGAAGCTGACTTACTGAGTTGTATGGACAAG GCAGGCATTGGCACTGATGCGACAATGCACGACCATATAAAGAAACTCCTTGATCGGGGTTATGCTACAAAGGATGCTAATACGCGCTTTTCTCCAACCAACCTG GGTGAGGCGCTTGTTATGGGATATGATGACATGGG GTATGAACTTTGGAAACCAAACCTCAGAGCCATCATGGAACATGATATGAATGAAGTTAGTGTTGGCAACAAGACTAAAGCTGAAGTTCTTGAAACTTGTTTGCAGCAAATGAAAGCTTGTTTCTTAGAT GCAAGAGTCAAAAAAACAAAGCTCCTAGAAGCAATGACAATTTTCTTTGAAAG ATCTAATAACTCCGATGAAGGTGAAAATCAGACAGCTGGTGAAGTTGTCCGACGATGCAACCTTTGCCATGAATCAGATATGGCGCTCAGGAAGAACCAG GATGGCAATTTTATGGTTGGATGCATGAGCTATCCTCAG TGTCGGAATGCAGTTTGGCTTCCCGGACCTACATTGGAAGCATCTGTCACTACTGACACTTGTCAATCTTGTGGTCCAG GTCCTGTCTACAAGATACGTTTCAAGTTCCGTCAGATCAGAATTCCACCAGGCTTTGATGTTAATCACTTAG GCTGTGTTGGTGGCTGTGATGACGTTCTTAAACAGCTGATAGACATATGTGGAACTGGATCCCGTTCTCAAG CAAGGGCAGCCCCGGGTGCAACCCCAAACAATGTCCGAGGAAGCAACATAAGACAGAACAACGTGTGCATACACTGTCAACAAGGAGGGCATACTTCTGCCAATTGTCCCACGCGAGCTTCAGGATATCGAAATCCTCGTGCTACTGGAACAGCAAATCCGAGAAACA ATGAAACTACAGTTTCATGTACCACTTGTGGAACACCATGTGCTATTCGTACAGCCAACACAGAAGCTAACAGGGGAAGGAAGTTCTACTCATGTCCATCACAAGGCTGCAACTTCTTCAC ATGGGAAGATAGCATCAGCAACGGTACTGGGAATGCAACAACAGGTTCTAATAGCGGCGGAAGCGGTAGGCGCGGCCGTGGTGGTGGCCGGGGAAATAGAGGCGGTGGCCAAAGAGGTGGAGGGCGTGGCGGCGGTGGAACAAGCTTTGTTTCTGCAACTGGAGAGCCAGTGAGTGGTAGAAGGTGCTTCTCATGTGGTGATCCTTCACATTTTGCCAACGCTTGCCCTAACCGTAACTCTTAA
- the LOC103855218 gene encoding DNA topoisomerase 3-alpha isoform X1, whose translation MSRRGGGPVTVLNVAEKPSVAKSVAGILSRGSFRTREGRSRYNKIFEFDYAINGQPCRMMMTSVIGHLMELEFADRFRKWHSCDPADLYQAPVMKHVPEDKKDIKKTLEEEARRSDWLVLWLDCDREGENIAFEVVDVCRAVKQNLYIRRAHFSALIDREIHEAVQNLREPNQLFAQAVDARQEIDLRIGASFTRFQTMLLKDRFVIDSTGDEERSRVISYGPCQFPTLGFIVERYWEIQAHEPEEFWTINCSHESEEGLATFNWMRGHLFDYASAAILYEMCVLEPTATVMNVPHPREKFKYPPYPLNTIELEKRASRYFRLSSEHTMKVAEELYQAGFISYPRTETDSFSSRTDLRAMVEEQTRHPAWGPYAQRLLEPEGGLWRNPGNGGHDDKAHPPIHPTKFSSGESNWSRDHLNVYELVVRHYLACVSQPAVAAETTVEIDIAGERFSASGRAILAKNYLEVYRFESWGGSMIPVYEKGQQFIPTRLTLDSAVTRPPPLLCEADLLSCMDKAGIGTDATMHDHIKKLLDRGYATKDANTRFSPTNLGEALVMGYDDMGYELWKPNLRAIMEHDMNEVSVGNKTKAEVLETCLQQMKACFLDARVKKTKLLEAMTIFFERSNNSDEGENQTAGEVVRRCNLCHESDMALRKNQDGNFMVGCMSYPQCRNAVWLPGPTLEASVTTDTCQSCGPGPVYKIRFKFRQIRIPPGFDVNHLGCVGGCDDVLKQLIDICGTGSRSQARAAPGATPNNVRGSNIRQNNVCIHCQQGGHTSANCPTRASGYRNPRATGTANPRNNETTVSCTTCGTPCAIRTANTEANRGRKFYSCPSQGCNFFTWEDSISNGTGNATTGSNSGGSGRRGRGGGRGNRGGGQRGGGRGGGGTSFVSATGEPVSGRRCFSCGDPSHFANACPNRNS comes from the exons ATGTCGCGGCGAGGCGGTGGTCCCGTGACTGTACTGAATGTGGCGGAGAAGCCGTCGGTGGCGAAGTCAGTGGCCGGGATTCTATCCCGTGGAAGTTTCCGGACTCGGGAAGGTAGGTCTCGGTACAACAAGATCTTCGAGTTCGATTACGCAATCAACGGCCAGCCGTGCCGCATGATGATGACCTCCGTCATCGGTCACCTGATGGAGCTTGAGTTCGCCGATCGCTTCCGCAAGTGGCACTCCTGCGACCCGGCGGATCTGTACCAAGCTCCGGTCATGAAACACGTCCCCGAG GATAAGAAGGATATTAAGAAGACATTGGAGGAGGAGGCAAGGAGGAGCGATTGGCTTGTGCTGTGGCTTGATTGTGATAGGGAAGGTGAGAACATTGCGTTTGAAGTTGTGGATGTTTGTAGAGCTGTGAAGCAGAATCTTTATATACGGAGAGCTCATTTCTCTGCGTTAATTGACAG GGAAATTCATGAGGCTGTTCAGAATCTCAGAGAGCCTAATCAACTGTTTGCTCAGGCTGTTGATGCTAGACAA GAAATAGACCTACGCATTGGAGCTTCTTTCACTAGGTTTCAGACTATGCTTCTGAAAGATAGGTTCGTTATTGACTCCACGGGTGATGAAGAGAGGAGCCGTGTAATAAGTTATGGTCCCTGTCAG TTTCCTACACTTGGCTTTATTGTAGAGAGATACTGGGAGATACAGGCGCATGAACCAGAAGAGTTTTGGACAATCAACTGTTCTCACGAATCAGAAGAAGGCCTTGCCACCTTTAATTGGAT GCGTGGTCATCTCTTTGATTATGCTTCAGCTGCGATATTATATGAGATGTGTGTCCTGGAACCTACTGCCACC GTTATGAATGTCCCGCATCCAAgggaaaaattcaaatatcctCCTTATCCATTGAACACAATTGAACTTGAAAAACGCGCTTCAAGATACTTCCGCCTGAGTTCGGAGCATACCATGAAG GTGGCAGAAGAGTTATATCAGGCTGGTTTCATCAGCTATCCTCGTACAGAGACAGATTCTTTTTCAAGCAGGACTGATTTACGT GCCATGGTGGAGGAACAAACAAGACATCCTGCATGGGGTCCATATGCACAAAGACTATTAGAGCCGGAGGGGGGACTCTGGAGAAACCCGGGGAATGGTGGTCATGATGACAAGGCTCACCCACCCATTCACCCAACAAAGTTTTCTAGCGGAGAGTCTAACTGGAGTAGAGATCACCTT AACGTTTATGAGCTTGTTGTCCGCCATTACCTGGCGTGTGTTTCCCAGCCAGCAGTTGCTGCTGAAACTACAGTAGAAATTGATATTGCTGGTGAGCGTTTTTCTGCATCTGGGAGAGCAATATTAGCT AAAAATTACCTTGAGGTGTATCGCTTTGAATCTTGGGGAGGTTCAATGATTCCAGTGTATGAAAAAGGGCAGCAG TTTATCCCAACACGTTTGACTCTGGATTCAGCGGTAACAAGGCCACCACCGCTATTGTGTGAAGCTGACTTACTGAGTTGTATGGACAAG GCAGGCATTGGCACTGATGCGACAATGCACGACCATATAAAGAAACTCCTTGATCGGGGTTATGCTACAAAGGATGCTAATACGCGCTTTTCTCCAACCAACCTG GGTGAGGCGCTTGTTATGGGATATGATGACATGGG GTATGAACTTTGGAAACCAAACCTCAGAGCCATCATGGAACATGATATGAATGAAGTTAGTGTTGGCAACAAGACTAAAGCTGAAGTTCTTGAAACTTGTTTGCAGCAAATGAAAGCTTGTTTCTTAGAT GCAAGAGTCAAAAAAACAAAGCTCCTAGAAGCAATGACAATTTTCTTTGAAAG ATCTAATAACTCCGATGAAGGTGAAAATCAGACAGCTGGTGAAGTTGTCCGACGATGCAACCTTTGCCATGAATCAGATATGGCGCTCAGGAAGAACCAG GATGGCAATTTTATGGTTGGATGCATGAGCTATCCTCAG TGTCGGAATGCAGTTTGGCTTCCCGGACCTACATTGGAAGCATCTGTCACTACTGACACTTGTCAATCTTGTGGTCCAG GTCCTGTCTACAAGATACGTTTCAAGTTCCGTCAGATCAGAATTCCACCAGGCTTTGATGTTAATCACTTAG GCTGTGTTGGTGGCTGTGATGACGTTCTTAAACAGCTGATAGACATATGTGGAACTGGATCCCGTTCTCAAG CAAGGGCAGCCCCGGGTGCAACCCCAAACAATGTCCGAGGAAGCAACATAAGACAGAACAACGTGTGCATACACTGTCAACAAGGAGGGCATACTTCTGCCAATTGTCCCACGCGAGCTTCAGGATATCGAAATCCTCGTGCTACTGGAACAGCAAATCCGAGAAACA ATGAAACTACAGTTTCATGTACCACTTGTGGAACACCATGTGCTATTCGTACAGCCAACACAGAAGCTAACAGGGGAAGGAAGTTCTACTCATGTCCATCACAAGGCTGCAACTTCTTCAC ATGGGAAGATAGCATCAGCAACGGTACTGGGAATGCAACAACAGGTTCTAATAGCGGCGGAAGCGGTAGGCGCGGCCGTGGTGGTGGCCGGGGAAATAGAGGCGGTGGCCAAAGAGGTGGAGGGCGTGGCGGCGGTGGAACAAGCTTTGTTTCTGCAACTGGAGAGCCAGTGAGTGGTAGAAGGTGCTTCTCATGTGGTGATCCTTCACATTTTGCCAACGCTTGCCCTAACCGTAACTCTTAA